The following coding sequences lie in one Caretta caretta isolate rCarCar2 chromosome 28, rCarCar1.hap1, whole genome shotgun sequence genomic window:
- the EIF4A1 gene encoding eukaryotic initiation factor 4A-I, giving the protein MSACLESRSRDNGPEGMDPDGIIESNWNEIVDSFDDMNLSESLLRGIYAYGFEKPSAIQQRAILPCIKGYDVIAQAQSGTGKTATFAISILQQIELDLKATQALVLAPTRELAQQIQKVVMALGDYMGASCHACIGGTNVRAEVQKLQMEAPHIIVGTPGRVFDMLNRRYLSPKFIKMFVLDEADEMLSRGFKDQIYDIFQKLSGNTQVVLLSATMPMDVLEVTKKFMRDPIRILVKKEELTLEGIRQFYINVEREEWKLDTLCDLYETLTITQAVIFINTRRKVDWLTEKMHARDFTVSAMHGDMDQKERDVIMREFRSGSSRVLITTDLLARGIDVQQVSLVINYDLPTNRENYIHRIGRGGRFGRKGVAINMVTEEDKRTLRDIETFYNTSIEEMPLNVADLI; this is encoded by the exons ATGTCTGCGTGTCTGGAGAGCCG TTCTAGAGACAATGGCCCCGAGGGAATGGACCCCGATGGCATCATTGAG AGCAACTGGAATGAGATCGTTGACAGCTTTGACGACATGAACCTGTCGGAGTCCCTGCTGCGGGGAATTTACGCCTATGGATTTGAGAAGCCCTCCGCCATCCAGCAGAGAGCCATTCTTCCTTGTATCAAGG GTTATGATGTCATTGCACAAGCTCAGTCTGGTACTGGGAAGACGGCCACCTTCGCCATTTCTATCCTCCAGCAGATCGAGCTGGACCTCAAGGCCACCCAGGCCTTGGTGCTGGCCCCAACCCGAGAGTTGGCCCAGCAG ATCCAGAAGGTCGTGATGGCCCTCGGGGACTACATGGGGGCCTCCTGCCACGCCTGTATTGGGGGCACCAATGTCCGGGCCGAGGTGCAGAAGCTGCAGATGGAAGCGCCCCACATCATTGTGGGGACTCCGGGCCGTGTCTTCGACATGTTGAACAGGAGATACCTGT ctcccaaatTCATTAAGATGTTCGTCCTGGACGAGGCCGACGAGATGTTGAGCCGGGGATTCAAGGATCAGATTTACGACATATTCCAGAAGCTGAGTGGGAACACCCAG GTGGTGCTCCTGTCGGCCACGATGCCGATGGACGTCCTGGAGGTGACGAAGAAGTTCATGCGGGACCCGATCCGCATCCTGGTGAAGAAGGAGGAGCTGACCCTGGAGGGCATCCGGCAGTTCTACATCAATGtcgagagagag GAGTGGAAGCTGGACACCCTGTGTGATCTCTACGAGACCCTGACGATCACCCAAGCCGTGATCTTCATCAACACCCGCAGGAAGGTGGACTGGCTCACCGAGAAGATGCATGCCCGGGACTTCACCGTCTCTGCCATG CATGGAGACATGGACCAAAAGGAGCGTGATGTAATCATGCGTGAATTTCGCTCCGGCTCCAGCCGGGTCCTCATCACCACTGACCTGCTG gCCCGTGGGATTGACGTTCAGCAGGTGTCTCTCGTCATCAACTACGACCTGCCCACCAACCGGGAGAACTACATCCACAG gatcgGCCGAGGGGGCCGCTTCGGCCGCAAAGGGGTGGCCATCAACATGGTGACCGAGGAGGACAAACGCACCCTGCGTGACATAGAGACCTTTTACAACACCTCCATCGAGGAGATGCCCTTGAACGTGGCCGACCTCATCTGA